CTTTGACGGTCGCCATTGTTTGAATCGCAAGGTCACTATAAAGAACTGACGCGCCGGGTTTGCCGCTCAACTCCTCGACCACCCACTGCCCCAGCACAGATTCTTCGATCCAGAAGGTGAGGCTTCCCCTAGCCTTCAATCCAGCGTTATACTCTGACCAGTTGCGGATGCGGTATTGAGGTTTCATGGCAGGTTTTATGTGTGATAACTGAAATTTACCATGCCTCTCCTGCCCGCAACCCCTCTTTCATGCAACAACGCCGCTTGAAGTCCTAGAATCCGGTCTCCTTCCCAGGCGATCCGCTGGGCAAACCGTCCTAAGTCTTGAGCGAGGAGACGATTGATCGGGCCTTGAATATCGGGATGGGTTTGGAGCAGATGTTCAAAGTCGGATTGCCGTAAAAACCAGATTTCGCTAGTGGTAAGGGCGATCGCACTCGCTTGATAGATACCGTGTTCGGCGTCGTTGATGAGGGGGATATAGTCAAAGAGATCTCCAGCACTGTGGTAGTGAATGTGGGTTTTGCCCACCGGAGATGAGCGGTAGATTTCCACCGTTCCCCATTTCAACAGATAGAGCCCGATCGCCGTTTGTCCGTGTTGATAGATGTCGGTTTCTGGTTCAACGACTAGGGGGTGCAGTACGTGGGCGATCGCCCGCAGCGCCTCATCGCTTAGCGTTCCCCAAATCCGATGAAAGCTAAGCCAGTTCAAGCGTTCGTCAATGGCCTGTGGATCCTGAGGGACAGCCTCGTTCACGCCTTGTCCGAGGGGCAACGATAGGCGAGATGGATCTGAAATCGATGAACCTGACAAAATTTATCCTCTCAAGCAACGTCCTCTATCAGTGCCTTCAAGCGATCGCAAGTGGCAGCAACGTGGTCTGGAGTTTTATCCTCTAGTCCCATGGCGACCAAGAGTAGACCCAGTTCTAGAGCATCTGCCGCGTTAAGCACTAAGCCCAATTCCTCCGTTTGGGGGTCTTGCCCGGACGGTTCCGGCTTTGGCTCAACTTCTAAGTCGATGTAAATATCCGATGCACTCGATCCGCCGTGATCGGCAGTTCCCGCTAGTTTTGTGATTTTGCTGCCTCGCACCTCCATGCTAGTGATATTGCTCATCACCGTGATACCGGATGTATGTAACGGTCGTGTAATCGCCTTTGTCGTCATGGGTCTACTCCTGAATTTAGCGAAGGTTACCGTATCCGAACCGATGGGTTAATCTTTTTTTCTCAATTCGACTTTCTCAATCCAACTGCAAATGGCCCTGATATCCAGTGACGATGCGGCTGCCATCTTTGAGCACATGCACCTCCATTTGGTCGCTCGCCCAGGTTAGGTGATCGTTCAATGCGGGGTTGAAGACATGCACCCGCTGGTTTTTGGACGATACCAGAGAAGTCGGGTCATGAATCGCTAGAGACTCAACGTAGGGGCCATCCACCAAAATGTCCAGTTGCGCTAACAAGTCTTGTGCGCCTGGAGGAGCGGATTCGGCCCGGAGTTGGGCGATCGTGAATCCGGTAAAGGACATCACCGTTAACCCCTTCTCCTTCACCCGTCGCGCCACGTCTG
The Synechococcales cyanobacterium T60_A2020_003 genome window above contains:
- a CDS encoding cyclic nucleotide-binding domain-containing protein, which codes for MLSGSSISDPSRLSLPLGQGVNEAVPQDPQAIDERLNWLSFHRIWGTLSDEALRAIAHVLHPLVVEPETDIYQHGQTAIGLYLLKWGTVEIYRSSPVGKTHIHYHSAGDLFDYIPLINDAEHGIYQASAIALTTSEIWFLRQSDFEHLLQTHPDIQGPINRLLAQDLGRFAQRIAWEGDRILGLQAALLHERGVAGRRGMVNFSYHT
- a CDS encoding transposase, whose amino-acid sequence is MKPQYRIRNWSEYNAGLKARGSLTFWIEESVLGQWVVEELSGKPGASVLYSDLAIQTMATVK
- a CDS encoding radical SAM protein yields the protein MTTMNPPRDVLQALQHIPPGHLNIMGYVDRSEVNGPGCRAVVWVQGCARECPGCFNTASWSFEENQIVSIDAIVTRILSEPSNEGVTFSGGEPFWQAPALADVARRVKEKGLTVMSFTGFTIAQLRAESAPPGAQDLLAQLDILVDGPYVESLAIHDPTSLVSSKNQRVHVFNPALNDHLTWASDQMEVHVLKDGSRIVTGYQGHLQLD